From one Dermacentor andersoni chromosome 1, qqDerAnde1_hic_scaffold, whole genome shotgun sequence genomic stretch:
- the LOC126543935 gene encoding protein TEX261, producing the protein MLYLYLLSWVATFVQVCFSILAVAAGLYYLAELVEEFTVTTGKIIRILILVTLAIYIGLFVFEDLPTTMIGCGMLSQVMHMLVLRTFPFFNLYSVPFLSASALVILNHYLAFNYFSNKAYTLSEVLAYFTLCLWLVPFAFVVSLNANDSVLPTLAERRPLLSDDNDVVSNYFSQRNKRYNLLSFFNKAKESVLPQRVKKVF; encoded by the exons AtgctttatttatatttattaagTTGGGTGGCAACGTTCGTCCAAGTATGCTTCTCCATCCTGGCAGTGG CGGCTGGGCTATATTACCTTGCCGAGCTTGTGGAAGAGTTTACCGTTACGACTGGAAAGATAATTAGGATACTAATTCTG GTGACGCTCGCCATTTACATCGGGCTGTTTGTTTTTGAAGATCTTCCCACGACAATGATTGGCTGCGGCATGCTCAGCCAAGTGATGCATATGCTGGTTTTGCGCACTTTCCCTTTTTTCAACCTCTATTCTGTGCCTTTCTTGTCCGCCTCGG CTCTTGTCATCCTGAACCACTACCTTGCATTCAACTACTTTTCTAACAAAGCCTATACTTTGAGTGAG GTGCTTGCATACTTCACCCTCTGCCTGTGGCTGGTGCCATTTGCATTTGTGGTCTCGCTTAATGCCAATGACAGCGTCCTCCCGACTCTTGCAGAACGGAGGCCACTTCTCAGTG ATGACAATGATGTCGTCTCAAACTACTTCTCTCAGCGAAACAAGCGCTACAACTTGCTGTCATTCTTCAACAAGGCCAAAGAGTCCGTCTTGCCTCAGCGTGTCAAGAAAGTGTTTTGA
- the LOC126543926 gene encoding uncharacterized protein, whose amino-acid sequence MPSTMLPIKYNVRWGHSNKSNHSSLMNQSDMFAKYKKKVRAVLQKNRLLAKALGDAKVKIGELEDASSRQQKIDNLVLPQVKLWLETNLQHMHTMVTNHSRAIKMLQDIMTPGVDISLAGISDLDLSSAQERRHSLHPPGRQYDEFGNITVILEEDEATICRSEQPQDSGTNGTEPEPDLCSKVTVRRKSRKTRSSAGTRASLSDEPVDSAFEPAVPTFKVVDEEASILLKEVTGQEKTVVCAESVVMPPPDKVKGPSVNEYSAAFSYRPKIPRTPDTINKDGSFYCCNEDSFSSPVQTRQRQRLSEIPLQPWPRKSEPLRRGSRSTRRRGLAEHIVSNSSSPLSSESLLECAFVESPTSTPPPRGSHAAAPEETVPIDEDAAVGEQAPRKNAARKSCISRPSDTKKPSRVTFVVNKVKESMAARQEGPQHPMPITADSEEPPKEPCSATIFIHKKEETIDARLEGLGDAPPCAANSEVHNAEGSGDVPQKQKSDSENIGTAAGKEASQKVARLSKQARRTGKKSRDIIRDASPTETEPPQRSGNLPRPELMDIGASSSTDEDGALRSSMGRPSRRKLQPKSYREPYFLRKLRRP is encoded by the coding sequence ATGCCGTCAACCATGCTGCCGATCAAGTATAACGTCAGGTGGGGACACTCGAACAAGAGCAACCACAGTTCTTTGATGAACCAGTCGGACATGTTTGCAAAGTACAAGAAGAAAGTACGGGCCGTACTCCAGAAGAATAGGCTCCTTGCAAAAGCACTCGGGGATGCCAAAGTGAAAATTGGCGAGTTGGAGGATGCCAGCAGCCGACAGCAAAAGATTGACAACCTTGTGTTGCCTCAGGTCAAGTTGTGGCTTGAGACAAACCTGCAACACATGCACACCATGGTGACGAACCACTCGCGAGCCATCAAGATGTTGCAGGACATAATGACACCCGGAGTGGACATCTCTCTCGCAGGCATCTCTGACCTGGACCTGTCGTCTGCTCAGGAACGGAGGCACTCTCTGCATCCACCAGGCAGGCAGTACGACGAATTTGGGAACATCACGGTCATTCTCGAGGAAGACGAGGCCACGATTTGCAGGTCGGAACAACCACAAGACTCCGGCACGAATGGAACAGAGCCTGAGCCCGACTTGTGCTCCAAAGTCACGGTGCGCAGGAAGAGCCGCAAAACAAGATCATCAGCTGGCACGCGTGCCAGCCTCTCCGATGAGCCTGTTGACTCTGCTTTCGAACCTGCGGTGCCAACGTTTAAAGTGGTCGATGAGGAAGCCTCAATTCTCTTGAAGGAGGTCACAGGACAAGAGAAGACTGTCGTCTGTGCCGAGTCTGTAGTTATGCCACCTCCAGACAAGGTGAAAGGGCCCAGCGTGAACGAGTACAGTGCAGCCTTCAGCTATAGGCCAAAGATCCCGCGCACTCCCGACACCATCAACAAAGACGGCAGCTTCTATTGCTGCAATGAAGACAGCTTCAGCAGCCCCGTGCAAACACGTCAGAGGCAGAGACTGTCTGAAATTCCTCTGCAGCCATGGCCTAGAAAGTCTGAACCTCTGCGTAGGGGTTCGCGCAGTACCAGGCGACGTGGGCTCGCAGAGCACATCGTCTCAAACAGTTCCTCGCCATTGTCATCAGAGTCTCTGTTGGAGTGCGCCTTCGTTGAGTCACCCACCTCTACTCCACCGCCTCGAGGCAGTCACGCAGCTGCTCCCGAAGAGACCGTGCCCATTGATGAGGACGCGGCTGTCGGAGAACAGGCACCACGGAAAAACGCAGCAAGAAAGTCTTGCATCTCGCGACCCAGTGATACCAAGAAGCCATCTCGTGTGACTTTTGTTGTCAACAAGGTGAAAGAAAGTATGGCTGCTCGACAAGAAGGCCCACAGCACCCTATGCCCATCACTGCAGACTCCGAGGAGCCTCCGAAAGAACCTTGCAGCGCGACGATTTTCAttcacaaaaaagaagaaactattGATGCAAGACTCGAAGGCCTGGGTGACGCGCCACCTTGTGCTGCAAACTCCGAGGTGCACAATGCTGAAGGCAGTGGCGACGTGCCACAAAAACAGAAGAGCGACAGCGAGAACATTGGCACCGCAGCAGGAAAGGAAGCTTCGCAAAAAGTAGCCCGGCTCTCCAAGCAGGCCCGTCGCACCGGCAAGAAATCGCGTGACATAATTCGCGACGCCAGCCCCACGGAAACGGAACCTCCTCAGCGCAGTGGCAACCTGCCCAGGCCAGAGCTGATGGACATCGGGGCCAGTTCCTCAACAGACGAAGATGGGGCCCTGCGCTCTTCGATGGGTCGACCATCCAGGAGGAAGTTGCAGCCCAAGAGCTACAGAGAGCCATATTTTTTGAGAAAACTTCGGCGACCATAA